A genomic window from Cucurbita pepo subsp. pepo cultivar mu-cu-16 unplaced genomic scaffold, ASM280686v2 Cp4.1_scaffold000667, whole genome shotgun sequence includes:
- the LOC111785714 gene encoding E3 ubiquitin-protein ligase listerin-like yields the protein HGSCSVEGSKENIIPNTIEGWLQRVLLFPSLSQWQAGEDMEDWLLLVISCYPFSSSMGGLHTLKPDRNISTEESSLLLEIFRKQRNISGRSSTVNHAPRVQMLLSELMVVSVGYCWKQFNDEDWEFLLCQLMSWIQPAVVVMEEIAESVNGIIVNSSTSMNANEILEKLEQSVKISDPIPFCISRNALLSFSLFYGSFGLQGLKDMETLNPQRLDKLNHVNDRIVEGILRMFFCTGISEAIVCSYGDKATTIIASSRIELPHFWDLIASSVTKSSKDARERAVKSIEFWGLSKGPVSSLYGILFSTKPVPSLQYAAYFMLSTEPISYSAIIRENTSCYLDYDTTTEQGSTQVDFSSEYNVLLKEEIVFMIEKLPDDVFDMELMAQERVNIFLAWSLLLSHLWSLPPSSSARERLVQYIQNSASSRILDCLFQHIPVEGMALQKKKDTELPAGLSEAATAANQAITTGSLLFLVEFLWPVEPVKLASYAGAIYGLMLRVLPAYVRGWFCDLRDRSKSSVIESFTKAWCSPSLIANELSQIKKAEFADENFSVVVSKSANEVIATYTKDETGMDLVIRLPSSYPLRHVDVDCMRSLGISEVKQRKWLLSMMSFVRNQNGALAEAIRIWKRNFDKEFEGVEECPICYSVIHTVNHSIPRLACKTCKHKFHSACLYKWFSTSHKSTCPLCQSPF from the exons CATGGTTCATGCTCTGTGGAGGGCtcaaaggaaaatattattcCGAATACAATCGAGGGTTGGCTCCAGAGAGTCCTTTTGTTTCCATCATTAAGTCAATGGCAGGCTGGGGAAG ATATGGAAGATTGGCTTTTGTTGGTGATATCTTGTTATCCCTTTAGTAGTTCCATGGGAGGCTTACACACGTTGAAGCCGGACAGAAATATAAGCACTGAGGAGAGCAGTCTTTTATTGGAAATATTTCGAAAACAGAGAAATATATCTGGTAGATCATCTACAGTTAATCATGCACCACGGGTACAAATGTTATTGTCCGAGCTTATGGTTGTTTCTGTCGGCTACTGCTGGAAGCAATTCAATGACGAAGATTGGGAGTTTTTGTTGTGTCAGTTAATGAGTTGGATCCAACCAGCCGTTGTAGTAATGGAGGAAATTGCTGAAAGCGTGAATGGTATTATCGTCAATAGCTCTACTTCAATGAATgcaaatgaaattttagaaaagcTTGAGCAAAGTGTTAAGATTTCAGACCCAATCCCGTTTTGCATTTCGAGAAATGCccttttgtcattttctttgttttatggTTCCTTTGGGCTACAAGGACTGAAAGATATGGAAACTTTAAACCCTCAGCGATTAGATAAATTGAACCATGTCAATGATCGCATTGTTGAAGGAATTCTTCGCATGTTCTTTTGCACTGGAATTTCTGAGGCCATTGTATGCTCCTACGGTGATAAAGCTACAACCATTATAGCATCCTCAAGAATTGAACTTCCTCATTTCTGGGACTTGATAGCTTCAAGTGTTACTAAATCCTCAAAAGATGCTAGAGAGAGAGCAGTAAAATCAATTGAATTTTGGGGACTCAGTAAAGGCCCTGTTAGTTCTTTATATGGCATTCTTTTTTCCACCAAACCGGTTCCTTCATTGCAATATGCAGCCTATTTTATGCTCTCAACTGAACCAATTTCTTACTCTGCAATTATTAGAGAAAATACTTCATGCTACCTGGATTATGATACCACGACTGAACAGGGCTCTACTCAAGTTGATTTTTCATCAGAATATAATGTGcttttgaaggaagaaattgtaTTTATGATTGAGAAACTCCCTGATGATGTTTTTGACATGGAGTTGATGGCCCAAGAAAGG gtGAATATATTTCTTGCTTGGTCTTTGTTGCTGTCACACTTATGGTCATTGCCCCCATCCTCATCTGCAAGGGAAAGATTGGTTCAATATATCCAGAATTCTGCTAGTTCAAGGATATTAGATTGCCTTTTCCAGCATATACCTGTTGAAGGCATGGCTcttcagaagaagaaagatacAGAACTTCCAGCTGGGCTATCAGAAGCTGCAACTGCAGCAAACCAAGCCATTACCACAGGttcattattgtttttggtGGAATTTCTTTGGCCCGTTGAACCAGTGAAACTGGCATCATATGCTGGAGCAATATATGGCTTGATGCTCCGTGTTCTTCCTGCTTATGTTCGAGGGTGGTTTTGTGATTTGCGTGACCGTTCAAAGTCTTCTGTCATTGAATCCTTTACAAAAGCATGGTGCAGTCCTTCTCTCATTGCGAATGAACTGTCCCAG ATAAAGAAAGCTGAATTTGCTGATGAAAATTTCTCAGTTGTTGTAAGTAAATCAGCCAATGAGGTAATTGCTACGTATACCAAAGACGAGACGGGGATGGACCTAGTAATTCGCCTTCCTTCATCATATCCACTGAGGCACGTTGATGTTGATTGTATGAGGAGTTTGGGAATAAGTGAAGTTAAGCAGCGGAAGTGGTTATTGTCCATGATGTCGTTTGTCCGTAATCAg AATGGTGCTTTAGCTGAAGCAATAAGGATATGGAAGCGTAATTTTGACAAGGAGTTTGAAGGAGTTGAAGAGTGTCCCATTTGTTACAGTGTTATCCACACAGTCAACCACAGCATTCCCCGCTTGGCATGCAAGACATGCAAGCACAAGTTCCATTCAGCATGCCTTTATAAATGGTTCTCCACTTCACATAAATCCACCTGCCCTCTGTGCCAGTCTCCGTTCTAA